The DNA window TCGACGTCGACGGAGAAGTCGTTCAAATCGGACGAAGCTACACCCTCCCTGCCGGCAAGCGGGTCGAGAGCGCAGTCGTTATCGCGGGCACCGCTCGGATTGAGGGCGAAATAGAGCAAGATCTGGTGGTGGTTGCCGGAGCCGCGACCCTTGCCGGCACCGCCCGGGTCGGCGGGGACGTTGTCGTGGTAGGCGGAACAGGCGACCTCCAACCTGGAGCCGAGGTTGGCGGAGACCTGGTGGCCGTGGGCAGTGGCTTGAAGGTGCCTGAGGGGTTCTCCCCGGGGGGAGATCAGGTCTCGGTCGGTGCCTTTGAGTTAGGAGACCAGTTCGCGAATGCCGCTCCCTGGCTCACTCGAGGAATGCTCTGGGGCCGGCCGATAGTACCCGATCTCCCCTGGATGTGGGCTTTCGTGGCCGTTTTCGCGCTCTTGTTCCTGCTCATCAACCTGGTGTTTGACGGGCCGGTGCGCGCCTGTACCGACACACTCGGCCGGAAGCCCTTGACCACGGGTCTGGCGGGATTTCTGACGCTTCTCCTGATCTCGCCGGTGTCGTTCATACTGACGGTGTCGGTGGTCGGACTGGCGTTGGTGCCCTTCCTGTGGCTCGCTTTTATGATTGTCGGCCTCATCGGCAACGTGGCCGCCGCTCGCTGGATCGGAAGTCGGGTTCTGCCCGAGGAGTCGCCGCACAACCGTCTGCAGGCTGCCCGGTCGCTGGGGATCGGCCTGGCGGCCATCATCCTGGTTGGCATGGTTCCGGTCGCCGGCCTCACCGCCTGGGCCCTGGTGAGCCTTCTGGGACTGGGAGCGGCCGCCACCGCGCTGGTTGCCGGCTTGAGGCGGGAGAATCCCCCCTCCCCCGCTCCCACACCACCGCCGATTGCCGAGCCGGGAAGCGACGCCTCCACCGGCGGTGCTGCCGAGCCCTCCAGCAGTGACACGGCGCCGGCGGCTTCCCCGCCCCAGGGCGAGCACCTTGCATCCTTTCCGCGGGCCACTTTTCTTCGCCGGCTGGGAGCCCTGCTGCTCGACCTCTTCCTGGTGACGGCAATCACGCTGGCATTCTTCGAGATACATCCGGGCAGGTCCTTTGTCCTGCTGCTGGTCTATCGGGTGGCTCTCTGGAGCTGGAAAGCAACCACCGTGGGCGGCATCATCTGTGGTCTGCGGGTGGTTCGGACGGACGGGAAGCCCCTCGCCTTTACCGATGCGCTGGTAAGGGGGCTGGCCAGCATCCTGTCGGCGGTGGCCGCGGGACTGGGTTGGCTCTGGATCCTCTGGGACCCCGAGCGACAGGCCTGGCACGACAAGATCGCCAGAACCGTCGTGGTGCGGGTCCCGGCCGGCTGGCCGCTTTAGCCGGCCGGTTCTCGACCGACGGTTCAATGGCAAGTCTGGAGTATCTCGGATTCAGGGGAGGAGGCGTGGCTCAGTCGGGTGCCACCTCGTTCAGCCGTCCGGTGGAACAGTCGTAGACGAAGCCGCGCACCTGGTCCTTGTTGGGAATGAAGGGGTTGGCGTGAATGCGTGAGATGGACTGGCGGACAT is part of the Acidobacteriota bacterium genome and encodes:
- a CDS encoding RDD family protein, which produces MKTHWKPLAVLAVTLGLVATGGAVQETTAPSTPDPPVEVDVDIDLDIDVDGEVVQIGRSYTLPAGKRVESAVVIAGTARIEGEIEQDLVVVAGAATLAGTARVGGDVVVVGGTGDLQPGAEVGGDLVAVGSGLKVPEGFSPGGDQVSVGAFELGDQFANAAPWLTRGMLWGRPIVPDLPWMWAFVAVFALLFLLINLVFDGPVRACTDTLGRKPLTTGLAGFLTLLLISPVSFILTVSVVGLALVPFLWLAFMIVGLIGNVAAARWIGSRVLPEESPHNRLQAARSLGIGLAAIILVGMVPVAGLTAWALVSLLGLGAAATALVAGLRRENPPSPAPTPPPIAEPGSDASTGGAAEPSSSDTAPAASPPQGEHLASFPRATFLRRLGALLLDLFLVTAITLAFFEIHPGRSFVLLLVYRVALWSWKATTVGGIICGLRVVRTDGKPLAFTDALVRGLASILSAVAAGLGWLWILWDPERQAWHDKIARTVVVRVPAGWPL